One Luteibacter aegosomaticola genomic window carries:
- a CDS encoding aminoglycoside phosphotransferase family protein, whose protein sequence is MTATDDRSIARLAWARNATGDAHLALESASADASFRSYWRGYVDGQPVIVMDSPPEKENPAPWVEIGKRLHDAGLHTPTVMVADLEQGFLLIEDLGTRTYLPELNDSTADALYGDALDALLRMQMHVDTTGLPAFNREWQVMEMEIMPTWFLQKHLGVFVECEQWDIVEGAFSTILHALAEQPRAFMHRDYHSRNLLITHERSPGVIDFQGAMSGPITYDLASLLRDAYIVWDNERVEGWVEAYRLRLLDARLLDETVDADRFRRWFDMASLQRHIKILGLFCRLYYRDGKAGYLNDLPRVLQYVLDIARRHADVAPLADFIVEKIGDRDIRVPVAA, encoded by the coding sequence ATGACCGCTACCGACGACCGCTCCATCGCCCGCCTCGCCTGGGCGCGTAACGCCACAGGTGACGCCCACCTCGCCCTGGAGTCCGCATCGGCCGACGCCAGCTTTCGCAGCTACTGGCGCGGTTACGTCGACGGGCAGCCCGTCATCGTCATGGATTCGCCGCCGGAGAAAGAAAACCCCGCTCCCTGGGTGGAGATCGGTAAGCGCCTGCACGACGCCGGCCTGCACACGCCTACCGTCATGGTCGCAGATCTCGAGCAGGGCTTCCTGCTGATCGAAGACCTCGGCACGCGCACGTACCTCCCCGAACTCAACGACAGCACCGCCGATGCGCTCTATGGCGATGCGCTGGACGCCTTGCTCCGCATGCAGATGCATGTCGACACGACCGGCCTGCCCGCGTTCAACCGCGAGTGGCAGGTGATGGAGATGGAGATCATGCCCACGTGGTTCCTGCAGAAGCATCTCGGCGTCTTCGTCGAGTGCGAGCAGTGGGATATCGTGGAAGGTGCGTTCAGCACGATCCTGCACGCGCTTGCCGAACAGCCGCGCGCGTTCATGCATCGCGATTATCACAGCCGTAACCTGCTCATCACCCACGAGCGCTCGCCGGGCGTCATTGATTTCCAGGGCGCGATGTCGGGCCCCATTACCTACGACCTCGCGTCGTTGCTACGCGACGCTTACATCGTGTGGGATAACGAGCGCGTCGAGGGCTGGGTGGAGGCGTATCGCCTGCGGCTTCTCGACGCGCGCCTGCTTGACGAGACCGTGGATGCGGATCGCTTCCGGCGCTGGTTCGACATGGCCAGCCTGCAGCGGCATATCAAGATCCTTGGCCTGTTCTGCCGCCTGTATTACCGCGATGGAAAGGCGGGCTATCTCAACGACCTGCCCCGCGTGCTGCAGTACGTACTGGATATCGCACGCCGCCATGCGGATGTGGCGCCCCTGGCTGATTTCATCGTCGAGAAGATCGGCGATCGTGATATCCGCGTGCCGGTGGCGGCATGA
- the murU gene encoding N-acetylmuramate alpha-1-phosphate uridylyltransferase MurU yields the protein MRHALILAAGRGERMRPLTDTTPKPLLEVHGKPLIVHHIEKLAAAGVNYMVINTSHLADQFPDALGDGSRWGVRLRYSYEGPAPLETGGGMLNALPLLGSEPFIVVSADIWSDIDYAALPLQPEGVAHLVMVPNPDFHPTGDFALKDGRLYDSEAPADAERLTFGNVGVYRPEIVAGEAAGTFKLAPMYRRAIAQGRLSGERFDGFWRNVGNPAQLEQLRAEVG from the coding sequence ATGAGGCATGCGCTGATTCTCGCCGCCGGGCGCGGCGAACGCATGCGTCCGCTCACGGATACCACGCCGAAGCCGCTGCTTGAGGTGCATGGCAAGCCGCTGATCGTGCATCACATCGAAAAGCTCGCGGCAGCCGGTGTGAACTACATGGTCATCAACACCTCGCACCTCGCCGATCAGTTTCCCGATGCGCTTGGCGATGGCTCGCGCTGGGGCGTGCGTCTTCGTTATTCGTACGAAGGGCCTGCGCCACTGGAGACGGGCGGCGGCATGTTGAACGCGCTGCCGCTGCTGGGCAGTGAACCGTTCATCGTAGTGAGCGCGGATATCTGGAGCGATATCGACTACGCGGCACTCCCACTACAGCCCGAAGGTGTCGCTCACCTCGTGATGGTGCCGAATCCGGATTTCCACCCCACAGGCGATTTCGCACTGAAGGACGGCCGGCTTTACGACAGCGAAGCGCCTGCGGACGCAGAGCGGCTGACGTTTGGCAATGTCGGTGTTTACCGGCCGGAGATCGTGGCGGGTGAGGCAGCGGGCACGTTCAAGCTCGCACCCATGTACCGGCGAGCGATTGCGCAGGGACGCCTGTCGGGCGAACGCTTCGATGGGTTCTGGCGGAATGTCGGAAACCCCGCGCAGCTTGAACAGTTGCGCGCTGAAGTAGGGTAG
- the motA gene encoding flagellar motor stator protein MotA yields the protein MLVIIGSIIVLVSVLGGYVLSHGTIGALWQPYELLIIFGAASGAFISANSMEIVKGSVRDMLGLFKGPKYKKQDYVDLLSLLYDIFTKMRKDGQLAMEEHIENPENSSLFTAYPRLIAEHHLIDFITDCLRLIVGGSMDPHELEALLDVELETHHHEALAPAQAVQKMADALPGFGIVAAVLGIVITMKSIDGDAAVIGEHIAGALVGTFLGILLSYGFIGPLSAAMEARVNADGRAFECVKVGLLANLRGYNPMVSVEFARKSLTSSSRPTFQDLEGHLKAAR from the coding sequence ATGCTCGTCATTATCGGTTCAATCATCGTCCTGGTCTCGGTGCTCGGGGGCTATGTGCTCTCGCACGGCACGATCGGCGCCCTTTGGCAGCCTTATGAGCTGCTGATCATCTTTGGCGCGGCCTCGGGTGCGTTCATCAGCGCGAACTCGATGGAGATCGTGAAGGGTTCGGTTCGCGACATGCTCGGCCTGTTCAAGGGCCCGAAATACAAGAAACAGGATTACGTGGACCTGCTGTCCCTGCTGTACGACATCTTCACCAAGATGCGTAAGGACGGCCAGCTGGCCATGGAAGAACACATCGAGAATCCGGAGAACAGCTCGCTGTTCACGGCGTATCCGCGCCTGATCGCGGAGCATCACCTTATCGATTTCATCACCGACTGCCTGCGCCTCATCGTGGGCGGCAGCATGGATCCGCACGAGCTCGAAGCGCTGCTCGACGTGGAGCTGGAAACGCACCATCACGAAGCTCTTGCGCCTGCGCAGGCCGTGCAGAAGATGGCCGACGCCCTCCCGGGTTTCGGTATCGTGGCGGCGGTGCTGGGCATCGTCATCACGATGAAGTCCATCGATGGCGACGCCGCGGTCATTGGCGAACACATCGCCGGCGCACTCGTGGGTACCTTCCTCGGCATCCTGCTTTCGTACGGCTTCATTGGTCCGCTCTCGGCGGCCATGGAAGCGCGCGTCAATGCGGATGGCCGCGCGTTCGAATGCGTGAAGGTGGGCCTGCTGGCCAACCTGCGTGGTTACAACCCGATGGTGTCGGTTGAATTTGCGCGCAAGTCGCTTACCTCGTCCAGCCGTCCCACCTTCCAGGACCTGGAAGGCCACCTGAAGGCGGCCCGGTAA
- a CDS encoding ATP-binding protein: MSEGEGRYRQFAEASADCMKELDRDGVIRFVAGLGCMALVPEGPERLVGVRWLDLWPPEARDMVARVLDRAAAGERVDFVSPRQTSQGTSRWWEVMVAPVVAGDALDHFIVISRDVTERVELQAALESINELLQERLNETVARSASATTQYGTLLERLESEHGARRDAENRLASITEQLEMASRARELAEASAHQAQKQQAVGQLVSGIAHDFNNMLQTVIVSLSGLQDEADDLTVHQRRMLTYAVEGARHATALTRRLLAFARNQPSRPEPIDLGDLVESFADFARHGMGGRVGIEVLRQPGMLPIWVDRHSIEQALMNVCLNARDAMGNMGSIVIQVGDRLTDDALADSLRERVPARQVFVCIADTGGGMSDEVRERLFEPYFTTKQGGSGLGLAQVYGTVAQAGGGVEIESDAGIGTRIRLVFPRYAGALTSAV, encoded by the coding sequence ATGAGTGAAGGGGAGGGGCGGTACCGGCAATTCGCCGAGGCATCCGCCGATTGCATGAAGGAACTGGACCGTGACGGCGTGATCCGCTTCGTCGCGGGCCTGGGCTGCATGGCGCTGGTGCCCGAGGGCCCCGAGCGCCTGGTGGGCGTGCGCTGGCTCGATCTGTGGCCACCAGAGGCGCGTGACATGGTGGCACGCGTCCTCGACCGCGCCGCCGCTGGCGAGCGCGTCGATTTCGTCAGCCCGCGACAGACCTCGCAGGGCACGTCACGCTGGTGGGAGGTGATGGTCGCCCCGGTCGTCGCTGGCGACGCCCTCGATCATTTCATCGTGATCAGCCGGGATGTGACCGAGCGGGTGGAACTGCAGGCGGCGCTCGAGTCGATCAACGAGTTGCTGCAGGAGCGCCTGAACGAAACCGTGGCCCGCTCGGCCTCCGCTACCACCCAGTACGGCACGCTGCTGGAGCGGCTGGAGAGCGAGCATGGCGCCCGCCGCGATGCCGAGAACCGGCTGGCCAGCATCACCGAACAGCTCGAGATGGCCAGCCGCGCGCGCGAACTGGCCGAAGCCTCTGCGCACCAGGCCCAGAAGCAGCAGGCCGTGGGCCAGCTGGTCAGCGGTATCGCGCACGACTTCAACAACATGCTCCAGACGGTGATCGTGAGCCTCTCGGGCCTCCAGGACGAGGCCGATGACCTTACGGTCCACCAGCGCCGCATGCTGACCTATGCGGTGGAGGGCGCTCGCCACGCCACCGCGCTGACACGGCGCCTGCTCGCCTTCGCCCGCAACCAGCCCTCCCGGCCGGAGCCGATCGACCTGGGCGACCTCGTGGAGAGCTTCGCCGACTTCGCCCGCCACGGCATGGGCGGGCGGGTAGGCATCGAGGTGCTCCGCCAGCCCGGGATGCTGCCTATCTGGGTAGATCGGCACAGCATCGAGCAGGCGTTGATGAATGTCTGCCTCAACGCCCGCGACGCCATGGGCAACATGGGCAGCATCGTGATCCAGGTGGGCGACCGCCTGACCGATGACGCCCTTGCTGACAGCCTGCGCGAACGCGTGCCTGCACGGCAGGTGTTCGTCTGCATCGCCGACACCGGCGGTGGCATGTCCGATGAAGTCCGGGAGCGTCTGTTCGAGCCCTACTTCACCACCAAGCAGGGCGGCTCCGGCCTGGGCCTGGCCCAGGTCTACGGCACGGTGGCGCAGGCCGGTGGTGGCGTGGAAATCGAAAGCGACGCCGGAATCGGTACGCGGATTCGGCTTGTCTTTCCGCGCTATGCGGGAGCGCTTACCAGCGCCGTTTGA
- a CDS encoding response regulator, translating into MTDPTVTPATASVLVVEDDRHVLDITSFVLESAGYPVLTAMNAEEALYMLDGHPEIGLILTDVNMPGTMDGIDLVRALRASGNPVRCVVVSGDALHAADRLGDLAPFLAKPYDRRSLLRAVQTALAA; encoded by the coding sequence ATGACGGACCCCACCGTGACCCCCGCCACCGCGTCCGTCCTCGTCGTCGAGGATGACCGCCATGTCCTCGACATCACGAGCTTCGTCCTGGAGAGCGCCGGCTATCCGGTCCTCACCGCGATGAACGCGGAAGAGGCGCTGTATATGCTCGACGGTCACCCGGAAATCGGGCTGATCCTGACGGACGTGAACATGCCCGGGACGATGGATGGCATCGATCTCGTCCGCGCGCTGCGCGCCTCGGGCAACCCGGTGCGCTGCGTCGTCGTATCAGGCGATGCGCTCCACGCCGCAGATCGCCTTGGCGATCTCGCGCCCTTCCTGGCCAAGCCATACGACCGGCGTTCGCTCCTGCGGGCAGTGCAGACCGCCCTGGCGGCCTGA
- the secF gene encoding protein translocase subunit SecF, with product MEIFNHNANFNFLGLRRFSVGLAVLLMVASVALIVTKGFNYGQDFVGGVAVDVAYANPVDTNDVRQALTKAGMENPLVQAVGGSREVTVRLQPKDDHGAAGATALSGDEAAAKVSADIMVALKAVRPDATMKSKSYVGPQVGEELRSDGIYAVLFVIVGIMGYLWIRFEKRFAIAALATEIHDVLVTLGIFALTQREFDLTVLASVLAVVGYSINDKVVVFDRVRELFRSSRNATPEEVLNRSINSTLSRTIITSLFTGITMAALFFFGGTVVHGFAITMLIGILVGTLSSIFVASPLLLWLGVSKQDLMPRAKEDPELERRP from the coding sequence ATGGAAATTTTCAACCACAACGCTAATTTCAACTTCCTGGGCCTGCGCCGCTTCTCGGTGGGCCTCGCGGTGTTGCTCATGGTCGCCTCGGTGGCGCTCATCGTCACCAAGGGGTTCAACTACGGCCAGGATTTCGTGGGCGGCGTCGCCGTCGATGTGGCCTACGCGAACCCGGTGGACACCAACGACGTCCGCCAGGCGCTGACCAAGGCTGGCATGGAAAACCCGCTGGTCCAGGCTGTCGGCGGTTCCCGTGAAGTCACGGTGCGCCTGCAGCCCAAGGATGACCACGGCGCCGCCGGTGCCACCGCCCTGTCGGGTGATGAGGCCGCAGCCAAGGTGTCGGCGGACATCATGGTCGCGCTCAAGGCGGTTCGTCCGGACGCCACCATGAAGAGCAAGTCCTACGTCGGCCCCCAGGTCGGTGAGGAGCTGCGCTCCGATGGTATCTACGCGGTGCTGTTCGTCATCGTCGGCATCATGGGCTACCTGTGGATCCGCTTCGAAAAGCGTTTCGCCATCGCGGCGCTTGCCACCGAAATCCACGACGTGCTGGTGACCCTGGGCATCTTCGCGCTGACCCAGCGTGAGTTCGACCTGACGGTGCTGGCTTCGGTGCTGGCGGTGGTCGGTTACTCCATCAACGATAAGGTGGTGGTGTTCGATCGCGTCCGCGAACTGTTCCGTTCGAGCCGCAATGCCACGCCGGAAGAAGTGCTGAACCGTTCGATCAACAGCACCCTGTCGCGAACCATCATCACCTCGCTGTTCACCGGCATCACCATGGCGGCGCTGTTCTTCTTTGGCGGCACCGTGGTGCACGGCTTCGCCATCACCATGCTGATCGGCATCCTGGTGGGCACGCTGTCCTCGATCTTCGTGGCCAGCCCGCTGCTGCTGTGGCTGGGCGTGTCGAAGCAGGACCTGATGCCCCGCGCCAAGGAAGACCCGGAGCTGGAGCGCCGCCCGTAA
- the secD gene encoding protein translocase subunit SecD, which yields MSDFPRWKYALVVIVLLVGIVYALPNVFRPQPAVQISGNRGAAVDATLKTKVDALLATAKVPASAVDVNEKDGRLLARFGSVDDQAKASEALRVGLGDNYTVALNLASTVPSWLRSINANSMPLGLDLQGGVHFLMEVDQTAVIDSQENRYTDDIRALLHDKGVQYDSVTRNARGQGVNMVLRSDADRQKAASLIGADYPDLLVTDGASSGNSFVLTASVKPAKLRELSQGMITQNVTTLRQRVNQLGVSEPLIQQQGANQIVVDLAGVQDTAEAKKIIGAVATLQYRAGLYTPQQAMEAARSGSVPPDAKLYFGRDHQPYLLSKKIIASGDELVTATSGRDQQNGSPNVSVTLNSAGARKMQEFTNDNVGKPMAVLYITRTLDTKMVDGKEVKTPKVTEEVINYANISGPFGKQFQTNGLPSDNEAAELALLLRGGSLAAPVDIVSESVIGPSLGADNIDKGFKSVMLGLGLVLLAAAIYYKLFGLVADIALFFNLVLLVAVMSAIGVTLTMPGIAGIVLTLGMAIDANVLICERIREELRNGSSPLAAIRTGYDKAWATILDANVTHLLAALGLMTMGSGPIKGFGVTLFIGILTSMFTSVTVTHAITALIHGGRKLKTLSV from the coding sequence ATGAGTGATTTTCCACGCTGGAAGTACGCGCTGGTTGTGATCGTGTTGCTCGTTGGCATCGTTTACGCGCTGCCCAACGTCTTCCGTCCGCAGCCGGCGGTGCAGATCTCGGGTAACCGCGGCGCGGCCGTCGACGCCACCCTGAAGACCAAGGTCGATGCGTTGCTGGCCACCGCCAAGGTGCCGGCGAGCGCCGTCGATGTGAACGAAAAGGATGGCCGCCTGCTGGCGCGCTTCGGCAGCGTCGATGACCAGGCCAAGGCCTCCGAGGCTCTGCGCGTGGGCCTGGGCGACAACTACACGGTGGCGCTGAACCTTGCCTCCACCGTGCCGTCCTGGCTGCGCTCCATCAACGCCAACTCGATGCCGCTGGGTCTCGACCTGCAGGGCGGCGTGCACTTCCTGATGGAAGTGGACCAGACCGCGGTCATCGATTCCCAGGAAAACCGCTACACCGATGACATTCGCGCGCTGCTGCACGACAAGGGCGTGCAGTACGACTCGGTCACGCGCAACGCGCGCGGCCAGGGCGTGAACATGGTGCTGCGCTCCGATGCCGATCGGCAGAAGGCCGCCTCGCTCATCGGCGCCGACTATCCCGACCTGCTGGTGACCGACGGCGCCTCGAGCGGCAACAGCTTCGTGCTGACCGCCAGCGTGAAGCCGGCCAAGCTGCGCGAACTGTCGCAGGGCATGATCACCCAGAACGTCACCACGCTGCGCCAGCGCGTCAACCAGCTCGGCGTGTCCGAGCCGCTGATCCAGCAGCAGGGTGCCAACCAGATCGTCGTGGATCTCGCGGGCGTGCAGGACACGGCCGAGGCCAAGAAGATCATTGGCGCCGTGGCCACGCTGCAGTACCGCGCGGGCCTCTACACCCCGCAGCAGGCGATGGAAGCGGCCCGCTCGGGTAGCGTCCCGCCGGATGCCAAGCTGTACTTCGGCCGCGACCACCAGCCGTACCTGCTCAGCAAGAAGATCATCGCCAGCGGCGATGAGCTGGTTACCGCGACCTCCGGCCGCGATCAGCAGAACGGCAGCCCGAACGTCAGCGTCACGCTGAACTCGGCCGGCGCCCGCAAGATGCAGGAGTTCACCAACGACAACGTCGGCAAGCCGATGGCGGTGCTCTACATCACGCGTACGCTCGATACCAAGATGGTCGACGGCAAGGAAGTGAAGACGCCGAAGGTCACCGAGGAAGTTATCAACTACGCCAACATCAGCGGCCCGTTCGGCAAGCAGTTCCAGACCAACGGACTGCCGTCCGATAACGAAGCCGCCGAACTCGCGCTGCTCCTGCGCGGTGGTTCGCTGGCTGCCCCGGTCGATATCGTCAGCGAAAGCGTCATTGGCCCGAGCCTCGGCGCCGACAACATCGACAAGGGCTTCAAGTCGGTGATGCTGGGCCTCGGCCTGGTACTGCTCGCCGCGGCCATCTACTACAAGCTGTTCGGCCTGGTGGCCGATATTGCCCTGTTCTTCAACCTGGTGCTGCTGGTGGCCGTGATGTCGGCGATCGGCGTCACGCTGACCATGCCCGGCATCGCCGGTATCGTGCTGACGCTCGGTATGGCGATCGACGCCAACGTGCTTATCTGCGAGCGCATCCGTGAAGAACTGCGCAATGGCTCGTCGCCGCTGGCGGCCATCCGCACCGGTTACGACAAGGCGTGGGCCACCATTCTCGATGCCAACGTCACCCATCTTCTGGCCGCGCTTGGCCTGATGACGATGGGCTCGGGCCCGATCAAGGGCTTCGGCGTCACGCTGTTCATCGGTATCCTCACCTCGATGTTCACTTCGGTGACCGTCACCCATGCCATCACGGCGCTGATCCACGGCGGCCGCAAGCTCAAGACCCTGTCGGTCTGA
- the yajC gene encoding preprotein translocase subunit YajC, producing the protein MMSPVSFAAIAQAAPAAAPQGALGLSPLIMMAVLFGIFYFMMIRPQMKRQKEHRALLSALAKGDEVVMNGGLAGRIEEVGDAFVKVEIAPGVVVQMQKGAVTQVLPKGSLKKN; encoded by the coding sequence ATGATGAGCCCAGTCTCCTTCGCCGCCATTGCCCAGGCCGCTCCGGCCGCTGCCCCGCAGGGTGCGCTTGGCCTTTCGCCGCTCATCATGATGGCGGTGCTGTTCGGCATCTTCTATTTCATGATGATCCGCCCGCAGATGAAGCGTCAGAAGGAGCATCGCGCCCTCCTGTCCGCCCTCGCCAAGGGCGATGAGGTGGTCATGAACGGTGGTCTGGCCGGCCGCATCGAGGAAGTGGGCGATGCCTTCGTCAAGGTCGAGATCGCCCCGGGCGTGGTCGTCCAGATGCAGAAGGGCGCTGTCACCCAGGTGCTGCCGAAGGGCAGCCTCAAGAAGAACTGA
- the tgt gene encoding tRNA guanosine(34) transglycosylase Tgt: MSNLPFELLATDGAARRGRLRFGRGTVETPAFMPVGTYGSVKAMTPRDVRDTGAEIILGNTFHLFLRPGLDIVGAFGGLHKFIGWDRPILTDSGGFQVFSLAHKRKITEEGVTFASPVDGSKVFLSPEVSMQIQAVLDSDVAMIFDECTPYPATEKVASDSMELSLRWAERSRQAFNDLKNPNNLFGIVQGSTYENLRRRSVEKLVEIGFDGYAVGGLAVGEPEAERNHTLDFTLPLLPKDRPRYLMGVGRPEDIVEAVRRGIDMFDCVMPTRNARNGFLFTDEGTLRIRNAKFATDTRVIEEGCDCYACANGFSRAYLRHLDRCNEILGSQLATMHNLRHYQRLMAGLRGAIEAGTLDDFVTAFYAARRKAEVDGQ; the protein is encoded by the coding sequence ATGAGCAACCTCCCTTTCGAACTCCTCGCCACCGATGGCGCGGCGCGGCGCGGCCGACTGCGCTTCGGCCGTGGCACCGTGGAAACCCCCGCCTTCATGCCGGTGGGCACGTATGGCTCCGTGAAGGCCATGACCCCGCGCGACGTCCGCGATACGGGCGCCGAGATCATCCTGGGCAACACGTTCCATCTTTTCCTACGCCCGGGCCTGGATATCGTTGGCGCGTTCGGCGGGCTGCATAAGTTCATCGGCTGGGATCGCCCGATCCTTACGGATTCGGGCGGCTTTCAGGTCTTTTCGCTGGCACATAAGCGCAAGATCACCGAGGAAGGTGTCACGTTCGCCTCGCCGGTCGATGGTTCGAAGGTGTTCCTGTCGCCCGAAGTGTCCATGCAGATCCAGGCCGTGCTGGATTCCGACGTGGCCATGATCTTCGACGAGTGCACGCCGTACCCGGCCACCGAGAAGGTCGCGTCGGATTCGATGGAGCTCAGCCTGCGCTGGGCCGAGCGCTCACGCCAGGCTTTCAACGACCTGAAGAACCCGAACAACCTGTTTGGCATCGTCCAGGGCAGCACGTACGAGAACCTGCGCCGCCGCTCGGTCGAGAAGCTGGTGGAGATTGGCTTCGACGGTTATGCGGTGGGCGGCCTGGCGGTCGGTGAGCCCGAGGCGGAGCGCAACCACACGCTCGATTTCACCCTGCCGCTGCTGCCGAAGGATCGCCCGCGTTACCTGATGGGCGTTGGCCGGCCGGAAGACATCGTCGAGGCCGTGCGCCGCGGCATCGACATGTTCGACTGCGTGATGCCCACCCGTAACGCCCGGAACGGCTTCCTGTTCACCGATGAGGGCACGTTGCGCATCCGTAACGCGAAGTTCGCTACCGATACCCGCGTGATCGAGGAAGGTTGCGACTGCTACGCCTGCGCCAACGGCTTCAGCCGGGCCTATCTGCGCCATCTGGATCGCTGCAACGAGATCCTGGGCAGCCAGCTGGCCACCATGCACAACCTCCGCCACTACCAGCGCCTGATGGCCGGCCTGCGCGGGGCGATCGAGGCGGGGACGCTCGACGATTTCGTGACGGCGTTCTACGCCGCGCGCCGCAAGGCCGAGGTCGACGGGCAGTAA